DNA sequence from the Gemmatimonadaceae bacterium genome:
CCGTGAATCCCGAGCACATGCATGAACTTCTTCCGATCCGCGTCCGCCGGCAGCAACGACCCCAATATCGCCGCCCTCGATGCCACCAACGGTCGTCTTGCCCACCACACATGCAGATAGTAGGTAGGCGGTAAGGCCGTCATCGATCGGCGCTCCCGCACACTTTCTTCGCCTAACTCAGCAATCGGCAGCCAGTCTTCGATCAACCGCCGGCCGCTCATCGATTCACGTCCACGCGGTGAGCCGGATCGGTCAACAGCATCCGGAGCGCGCTCAAGACGCGGCGCGGATTCACCCGATGCATTGCCATCCCGAGCCA
Encoded proteins:
- a CDS encoding DUF1156 domain-containing protein → MSGRRLIEDWLPIAELGEESVRERRSMTALPPTYYLHVWWARRPLVASRAAILGSLLPADADRKKFMHVLGIHG